In one window of bacterium DNA:
- the tatA gene encoding twin-arginine translocase TatA/TatE family subunit, protein MAVIGTTELIIILVIVLVIFGGAKLPKLARSLGQAQREFRKNAGDELEESTSSGSAETKNTSDT, encoded by the coding sequence GTGGCAGTAATCGGAACGACCGAACTGATCATCATCCTGGTGATCGTCTTGGTGATCTTCGGCGGCGCCAAGCTACCGAAGCTTGCGCGGTCCCTCGGGCAGGCCCAGAGAGAGTTCCGCAAGAACGCCGGTGACGAACTCGAGGAGTCGACCTCGAGCGGATCCGCCGAGACCAAGAACACCAGCGACACCTAG
- a CDS encoding AbrB/MazE/SpoVT family DNA-binding domain-containing protein, with product MASARLCSDGRVTIPKDLRDACGLRVGTEFDAELTDDGILLRPRPERDPDQWWFWTEEWQAKEREAEADIAAGRHGPVFSSGEEFLTALREIAGLGPGGDSTAD from the coding sequence ATGGCATCTGCGAGGTTGTGCTCCGACGGCCGAGTGACGATCCCCAAGGACCTCCGCGACGCCTGCGGGCTCCGTGTCGGCACCGAGTTCGACGCCGAACTGACCGACGACGGAATCCTGCTCCGCCCGCGGCCTGAGCGGGACCCCGATCAGTGGTGGTTCTGGACCGAGGAGTGGCAGGCCAAAGAGCGCGAGGCCGAGGCGGACATCGCCGCGGGCAGGCACGGGCCGGTGTTCTCGTCGGGGGAGGAGTTCCTGACGGCGCTGCGCGAGATCGCCGGTTTGGGGCCTGGCGGCGACAGCACGGCGGACTGA
- a CDS encoding nucleotidyltransferase domain-containing protein, which yields MTTIAAPAAPTLAAAGRAAAALLEIGAEEVLLFGSVADGMATLSSDIDLVAIYADLDYSQRAARRQALEAAAGAAAAPWPVQVHVTDRPEWRARIDNVPTSLERRIHDTAVAVATAAERAPVNWNKEMVLPMSDAHEALRQFDHWVLPRLSELEAATHRGTQEADAPLPPEVAERARLERMVRICTTAAITAETAIKALAVLHGTPTPSEKELRRAGHNIAACLDLLPDAAHRSPAGVLDGLGVDAATLSQWRLRGRYTADVAADGAIADSLAETYTTMATTLTALLANELQEALGADPDLAAAEARRAHLSGVIAGRDVRRGIEDRGPHV from the coding sequence GTGACGACCATCGCCGCCCCCGCCGCGCCGACGCTCGCAGCAGCCGGCCGAGCCGCCGCGGCGCTCCTGGAGATCGGTGCCGAGGAGGTCCTCCTGTTCGGCTCGGTCGCCGACGGGATGGCGACGCTGTCCAGCGATATCGACTTGGTGGCGATCTACGCCGACCTCGACTACTCCCAGCGCGCGGCCCGCCGCCAAGCCCTCGAGGCGGCCGCGGGGGCCGCCGCCGCGCCGTGGCCGGTGCAGGTACACGTGACCGACCGGCCCGAATGGCGCGCCCGCATCGACAACGTGCCGACCTCCCTGGAACGGCGCATCCACGACACCGCCGTGGCGGTGGCCACGGCCGCCGAACGGGCCCCCGTCAACTGGAACAAGGAGATGGTTCTGCCCATGAGCGACGCACACGAGGCCCTCCGCCAGTTCGACCACTGGGTCCTGCCGCGGCTCAGCGAACTCGAGGCCGCCACCCACCGCGGGACACAAGAGGCCGACGCGCCCCTCCCCCCGGAGGTCGCCGAACGGGCCCGCCTAGAGCGCATGGTCCGCATCTGCACGACCGCGGCGATCACCGCCGAGACCGCGATCAAGGCGCTCGCAGTCCTCCACGGCACGCCCACGCCGAGCGAGAAAGAACTCCGCCGCGCGGGCCACAACATCGCCGCCTGCCTCGACCTCCTCCCGGACGCGGCGCACCGCTCCCCCGCCGGCGTACTCGACGGACTCGGCGTCGATGCGGCCACCCTGTCGCAGTGGCGACTGCGCGGCAGATACACCGCGGACGTGGCCGCCGACGGCGCCATCGCCGACAGCCTCGCCGAGACATACACCACCATGGCCACCACACTGACCGCCCTGCTGGCCAACGAACTGCAGGAGGCGCTCGGAGCGGACCCCGACCTCGCCGCCGCCGAGGCCCGCCGCGCCCACCTCAGCGGCGTCATCGCCGGCCGCGACGTGCGCCGCGGCATCGAGGACCGCGGCCCGCACGTCTAG
- a CDS encoding nucleotidyltransferase domain-containing protein — protein sequence MTRRELVLGTHRAAIKTAAAANKATSIALVGSAARGDDGPASDVDFLARFETGSSLFDLARLQGALAELLGVDVDVVSAGGLKPDEYEGHRAMLLEAIIL from the coding sequence ATGACTCGGCGTGAACTCGTCCTGGGCACCCACCGCGCTGCCATCAAGACCGCGGCGGCCGCCAACAAGGCCACCTCCATCGCGTTGGTGGGCTCGGCGGCCCGCGGCGATGACGGCCCCGCCAGCGACGTGGACTTCCTGGCCAGGTTCGAGACGGGGTCGTCCCTGTTCGACCTGGCGCGCCTCCAAGGCGCCCTCGCGGAGCTGCTGGGCGTCGATGTGGACGTCGTCTCTGCTGGCGGCCTCAAGCCCGACGAGTACGAGGGGCATCGGGCGATGCTCCTCGAGGCGATCATCCTTTGA
- a CDS encoding HipA domain-containing protein: MRRRDAHARNYSFLLTGNEARLSPLYDLHSSLPYVARGVGEREMAMRYGSTFTVYSAGSDHALLDVAARLGLPERRLLDRAEDLVSGASTALEEEVTALSPELQDLPEIERLLRRLGRRVVGVERTIEANRRRLREPHRRPR; the protein is encoded by the coding sequence GTGCGACGCCGCGACGCGCATGCCCGCAACTACAGCTTCCTGCTGACCGGCAACGAGGCGAGGCTCAGCCCGCTGTACGACCTGCACTCGTCGTTGCCGTACGTGGCCCGAGGCGTCGGTGAGCGGGAGATGGCCATGCGCTACGGGTCCACCTTCACCGTCTACAGCGCCGGCTCGGACCACGCCCTGCTCGATGTCGCTGCCCGTCTCGGGTTGCCGGAGCGCCGATTGTTGGATCGCGCCGAGGATCTGGTGTCGGGGGCCTCAACCGCGCTCGAAGAGGAGGTCACTGCCTTGTCCCCCGAGTTGCAGGATCTTCCGGAAATCGAGCGGTTGCTGCGCAGGCTTGGGCGGCGCGTGGTTGGAGTCGAGCGGACGATCGAAGCGAATCGCCGCCGCCTCCGGGAGCCTCACCGGCGGCCTCGCTGA
- a CDS encoding tetratricopeptide repeat protein: MKEEGSIEAISYFVQEAAGAVIPGSGLVYKAAQLGVAAGRRKLQQSREVASETTFGEERSKDLVDEVVYFLGSFTAVGFPLVIFVEDAHAADDGVVELLGKVLSRGGTVFAITTSWPDFAARNPALDELMSEYEGRLHRVGHTSSAGEPFPEGSGLCELEYGARRTILHHHYGRVEKETEKFLLERFVNPLALNLFCEVGKYRRDEEYRTRDGALCLPPKERDSVPTSIRELYRDLWRELSIETQFALAVAYILTPANIDSAVAKNEDVWMDRLLIEVIERFENLEDPNIGDVVDALAKAPTANAWVRIVDDYLRAFSEEDQKAIVNEDGGGVLNDRLDDPSGQILAKLTDILLSADSDVRCTINGARSILALHAVGNITDHGMVAEAICLLMEDLESNLRELPERLRLFEIFGDLDPRPLSSITTFKLRQCGAWALAEAGKTGEAITVCEDLLNEQVGELGTEHPSTLDTRRILAGRLAEAGRLEEAITELENVLTESEQVLKPGHPDTLRIRHNLAGWVGSAGRVEEAVDRFRAVLEDRSRVLGADDPQTLHTRHNLAYWLGRAGGIDEAVRAYEELLVDRSRVLGVDHPSTLDTRNNLARWVGEAGRVKEAIDEFEAVLEGRRWVLGADHPHTLVTRDYRARWLGEAGRVEEAIGQFEAVLEDRRRVLGADHPHTLVTRGKLARWLGEAGRVEEAIGQFEAVLEDRRRVLGDDHPHTLLTRHNLAHWEGKAGFVEKAVTALERVWDDRVRVLGPKDPDTLFTRHVLGGWLGEAGHVEEAVRANRELLDDRSAVLGRDNPDTLDTHHNLAYWLGEAGRVDEAIDEFAALLEDRLRVLGTHHPHTLATRYNLARWLVTAGRADDMVTAYAEVMGDESSETARDQLDRLSTCQDLTGWLGEAGRAE; encoded by the coding sequence GTGAAAGAGGAGGGTAGTATTGAGGCCATTTCTTACTTTGTCCAGGAGGCTGCAGGCGCGGTAATTCCTGGAAGCGGCTTGGTCTACAAGGCAGCACAACTGGGCGTCGCTGCCGGAAGGCGCAAATTGCAGCAGAGCAGGGAGGTTGCCTCTGAGACGACATTCGGTGAGGAGCGTTCTAAGGACCTCGTTGATGAAGTCGTCTACTTCCTCGGCAGCTTCACTGCGGTGGGCTTTCCTCTCGTCATATTTGTCGAAGACGCACACGCAGCCGATGACGGAGTTGTTGAACTGCTCGGCAAAGTGTTGAGCCGCGGGGGTACGGTGTTTGCCATTACGACCTCATGGCCGGACTTTGCGGCCAGGAACCCTGCCCTAGATGAACTCATGAGTGAATATGAGGGGCGCTTACACCGCGTGGGGCACACGAGCTCTGCCGGGGAACCGTTCCCCGAAGGATCAGGGCTATGCGAACTCGAATATGGTGCTCGGAGAACAATACTTCACCATCATTATGGACGAGTCGAGAAAGAGACAGAGAAATTTCTATTGGAACGCTTTGTGAATCCCTTGGCTCTAAACTTGTTCTGCGAAGTAGGCAAGTATCGTAGGGACGAGGAGTATCGTACTCGTGATGGCGCACTGTGCCTTCCGCCCAAGGAACGAGATAGCGTTCCAACGAGTATTCGCGAACTCTACCGTGATCTCTGGAGGGAATTGTCTATCGAGACGCAATTTGCCTTGGCGGTCGCGTATATTCTGACTCCAGCCAACATCGATTCGGCTGTCGCCAAGAATGAAGACGTATGGATGGACAGGTTGCTGATAGAAGTGATTGAGCGTTTCGAGAATCTTGAGGATCCGAATATTGGCGACGTCGTGGACGCACTCGCCAAAGCGCCGACCGCGAACGCGTGGGTCCGAATAGTCGATGATTATCTGCGTGCGTTCTCGGAGGAAGATCAAAAGGCTATTGTCAATGAGGATGGCGGCGGAGTGTTGAATGATCGGTTGGACGACCCGAGCGGACAGATACTCGCCAAATTGACGGATATTTTGCTGAGTGCAGACAGCGACGTTAGGTGCACGATAAACGGTGCCCGGAGTATCTTGGCACTGCACGCGGTAGGAAATATCACTGATCACGGGATGGTTGCAGAAGCCATTTGTTTGCTGATGGAGGACCTCGAAAGTAACCTGCGAGAACTCCCCGAGCGCCTCCGCCTCTTTGAGATATTTGGAGATTTGGACCCTCGACCACTAAGCAGTATTACCACCTTCAAGCTCCGCCAGTGTGGAGCGTGGGCGCTCGCCGAGGCGGGGAAGACCGGCGAGGCCATCACAGTATGCGAAGACTTGCTAAACGAGCAAGTTGGGGAGTTGGGCACCGAGCACCCTAGCACTCTCGATACCCGGCGGATCCTCGCAGGCAGGCTTGCTGAGGCGGGGCGACTCGAGGAGGCCATAACCGAACTTGAGAATGTGCTGACGGAGAGTGAACAGGTGTTGAAGCCCGGACATCCCGACACGCTGCGGATACGCCATAACTTGGCCGGTTGGGTCGGATCGGCAGGGCGCGTCGAAGAGGCGGTCGATCGGTTCAGGGCTGTGTTGGAGGATCGGTCGCGTGTCTTGGGCGCGGACGACCCGCAGACGCTGCATACTCGTCACAACCTTGCGTACTGGCTAGGCAGGGCGGGAGGCATTGATGAGGCCGTTCGAGCGTACGAAGAACTGCTGGTGGATCGGTCGCGTGTCTTGGGTGTTGACCACCCCAGCACTCTGGACACTCGCAACAATCTGGCGCGTTGGGTTGGTGAGGCGGGGCGCGTCAAGGAGGCAATCGATGAGTTCGAGGCTGTGTTGGAGGGTCGGCGGTGGGTCTTGGGTGCTGACCACCCCCACACACTCGTAACCCGGGACTATCGGGCGCGTTGGTTGGGGGAGGCGGGGCGCGTGGAGGAGGCGATCGGGCAGTTCGAGGCTGTGTTGGAGGATCGGCGGCGGGTGTTGGGCGCGGATCACCCCCACACACTCGTAACCCGGGGCAAGTTGGCGCGTTGGTTGGGGGAGGCGGGGCGCGTGGAGGAGGCGATCGGGCAGTTCGAAGCTGTGTTGGAGGATCGGCGGCGGGTGTTGGGCGATGACCACCCCCACACGCTGCTAACTCGCCACAATCTGGCGCACTGGGAAGGTAAAGCGGGGTTTGTCGAAAAGGCCGTTACCGCCCTTGAAAGGGTATGGGATGACCGGGTACGTGTGCTGGGACCGAAGGATCCCGACACTCTGTTTACTCGTCATGTGCTGGGGGGCTGGCTCGGCGAGGCTGGGCACGTGGAGGAGGCCGTCAGAGCCAACAGAGAACTGTTGGACGATCGGTCGGCGGTTTTGGGGCGCGACAATCCCGACACATTGGATACCCACCATAACCTGGCGTACTGGCTTGGTGAGGCGGGGCGCGTCGATGAGGCGATCGATGAGTTCGCGGCACTGTTGGAGGATCGGCTGCGGGTATTGGGCACCCACCATCCCCACACGCTCGCAACCCGCTACAACCTCGCGCGCTGGCTCGTTACGGCGGGACGTGCTGACGATATGGTTACAGCATATGCCGAGGTTATGGGAGATGAGTCGAGTGAGACGGCGCGCGACCAACTTGACCGGCTGAGCACTTGCCAAGACCTGACGGGCTGGCTCGGTGAGGCGGGCCGCGCCGAGTGA
- a CDS encoding antitoxin: protein MRTTLTLDDDLAAALKERARCLDEPFRKVVNDALRRGLSPALPEPESRYRVQPHESGFRPGVDPRRLNQLNDSLEAAAFAGAPER from the coding sequence ATGCGGACGACCCTGACTCTGGACGACGACTTGGCCGCGGCCCTTAAGGAACGCGCCCGGTGTCTGGACGAGCCGTTCCGCAAGGTCGTCAATGACGCCCTGCGGCGGGGGCTGTCCCCGGCGCTGCCCGAGCCGGAATCCCGATACCGGGTGCAGCCCCATGAGAGCGGGTTCAGGCCCGGCGTCGATCCGAGGCGCCTGAACCAACTCAACGACTCTCTGGAGGCCGCCGCGTTCGCCGGCGCGCCGGAACGGTGA
- a CDS encoding type II toxin-antitoxin system VapC family toxin — MIVPDLNLLVYAHSTGAPLHTPARRWWEELVNGTERVGVPWVVAAGFVRLLTHPGVLSDPAGPEQAVDLMAEWFRAPSVSPLNPGARHLAIFRSMLGAAGAGGDLVTDAHIAALAVEHQAEVHSNDSDFARFPGLRWRNPI; from the coding sequence GTGATCGTCCCGGATCTGAACCTGCTGGTCTACGCCCACAGTACCGGCGCGCCGCTGCACACCCCGGCGCGCCGGTGGTGGGAGGAGCTGGTGAACGGTACCGAGCGGGTCGGCGTTCCGTGGGTCGTCGCGGCAGGGTTCGTGCGGCTGCTGACCCATCCCGGCGTGCTCAGCGATCCGGCCGGGCCGGAGCAGGCCGTCGACCTCATGGCCGAATGGTTCCGCGCGCCGAGCGTGTCGCCGTTGAACCCGGGCGCCCGGCACCTTGCGATCTTCCGCAGCATGCTGGGCGCCGCCGGCGCGGGCGGGGACCTCGTCACCGACGCCCACATCGCCGCGCTGGCCGTCGAGCACCAGGCCGAGGTCCACTCCAACGACAGCGACTTCGCCCGTTTCCCCGGACTCCGGTGGCGCAACCCCATCTGA
- a CDS encoding WhiB family transcriptional regulator, whose translation MDTTTVPSRMPSTGWMGRASCSGKSPDVFFPSDGVGVLRAQKICADCPVINECLEYALANHIAHGVWGGASERRRRRLQRRRQQERLQRPVEERPAAVA comes from the coding sequence ATGGACACCACAACCGTGCCGTCAAGGATGCCGAGCACGGGCTGGATGGGGCGAGCTAGCTGCTCCGGCAAGTCCCCGGATGTCTTTTTCCCCTCCGACGGCGTGGGTGTCCTGCGCGCCCAGAAGATCTGCGCGGACTGCCCCGTGATCAACGAGTGCCTTGAGTACGCGCTCGCCAATCACATCGCCCACGGTGTCTGGGGCGGGGCCTCCGAGCGCCGGCGCCGCCGCCTGCAACGCCGCCGGCAGCAGGAGCGGTTGCAACGTCCCGTGGAGGAGAGGCCCGCGGCCGTCGCCTGA